One window of Pectobacterium carotovorum genomic DNA carries:
- a CDS encoding discoidin domain-containing protein, producing the protein MKNVNIEINVCGSTGKSTCAVNPPIQINPHTCCHVDTDNQCEPQSGVSGVSSVFGRTGVVTAQAGDYTADQITETATRTFATPDEKAIWNAKQDALLSGATIRTLFGESLLGSGDISPTPAQMGAAAVGHTHTTSEITDYTQKTKQLIHSSLEAGMGVTLSYNPVNEKTIISATGGGSGGGSGYIVADRQGATAGQNHAFSIRPQNAFNLAAYALKEVAGVVNQTYVVDDFGVSSEDNYNVTHATVFDNTLRPYVGKLYNLAQSGNFYSSPIKSDGESIEIDAVNKTLIPAMTANNSSVGYTVDASSEYSSQYAAWTAFNGTLNRYWASKTVPTVANPHWLRITMATPVLIDTYRITNENLNPGPLSPKSWMFQGSNDGTTWNTLHTVSNDTRDARGAVREYTFTNNTPYSSFRILITEQNAGPHVQIGELEIFRSERLLINGSDGKWYSANNGILTSVPAPSVAADFYETGFLSSGVIPELSLSGIQPVTIFSSKNIDAKVLYTPHPQIAIQKALSSAALWSQINSATLTATQTGNGKVRVAVTRDLVNWHVLRNGAWIDVGALSADTAGATKLIADGMTPAEFGGITAAQWTQLFSSNNGVPDSLAFAFALDITNPETDVATIDRLVLNVNDASSWKVQSPAEVEIRWRTDSVTFRTVTAGNYKLAYQVP; encoded by the coding sequence ATGAAAAACGTAAATATTGAAATCAACGTCTGCGGCAGCACGGGAAAATCAACATGTGCTGTTAATCCCCCAATTCAGATCAATCCTCACACCTGCTGTCATGTGGATACGGATAATCAGTGCGAACCGCAATCTGGTGTGTCCGGAGTTTCCTCTGTATTCGGGCGTACGGGTGTCGTGACCGCTCAAGCCGGTGACTATACGGCCGATCAGATTACCGAAACGGCTACCAGAACCTTTGCCACGCCGGATGAAAAAGCGATCTGGAATGCAAAGCAGGATGCATTACTCTCAGGAGCCACTATTCGCACGCTCTTTGGGGAATCTCTGCTGGGTAGTGGTGATATTTCACCTACGCCGGCACAAATGGGCGCTGCGGCTGTGGGGCACACGCATACCACATCAGAGATTACGGACTATACACAGAAAACGAAGCAGCTCATTCATTCTTCGCTGGAAGCTGGGATGGGTGTGACGCTGAGTTATAACCCAGTGAATGAGAAAACCATTATCAGTGCAACTGGCGGTGGTTCCGGCGGCGGTTCGGGTTATATCGTCGCCGATCGTCAGGGCGCAACGGCAGGGCAAAACCACGCGTTCAGCATCCGCCCACAAAATGCGTTTAATCTCGCGGCGTATGCGCTGAAAGAAGTCGCTGGCGTAGTGAATCAGACCTATGTTGTTGACGATTTCGGCGTGTCTAGCGAAGATAACTACAACGTAACTCATGCTACTGTATTTGATAACACATTACGTCCCTATGTCGGAAAGTTATATAACTTGGCGCAATCCGGTAATTTTTATTCGTCACCAATCAAATCAGACGGTGAAAGCATTGAAATTGATGCTGTTAATAAAACGCTGATTCCTGCGATGACAGCAAATAATAGTTCAGTTGGCTACACGGTTGACGCATCGTCCGAATATTCATCGCAATACGCAGCGTGGACAGCATTCAACGGAACGTTAAATCGATACTGGGCATCCAAAACTGTACCAACAGTGGCTAACCCACATTGGTTGCGTATTACTATGGCAACTCCTGTATTGATTGATACATACAGAATAACAAACGAAAACCTGAATCCTGGGCCACTCAGCCCGAAATCATGGATGTTTCAGGGGAGTAATGATGGTACAACGTGGAATACGTTACATACGGTATCTAATGATACTCGTGATGCGAGGGGGGCGGTTCGAGAATATACGTTCACCAATAACACGCCGTATTCATCATTCCGTATTTTAATAACCGAGCAAAATGCTGGCCCGCATGTCCAAATTGGGGAGCTTGAAATATTCCGCAGTGAGCGACTGTTGATTAACGGCAGTGATGGTAAGTGGTATTCAGCGAACAATGGGATATTAACATCGGTTCCAGCACCATCTGTGGCGGCAGATTTTTATGAGACTGGTTTTTTGTCATCTGGCGTAATACCTGAATTATCATTGTCAGGAATACAGCCAGTAACGATTTTTTCATCAAAAAATATTGATGCAAAAGTGCTATATACACCGCATCCTCAAATTGCAATACAGAAAGCCCTATCGAGCGCGGCGTTATGGTCACAAATCAATTCCGCCACGCTAACCGCCACGCAGACGGGTAATGGCAAAGTGCGTGTCGCCGTGACGCGGGATTTAGTGAACTGGCACGTCTTGCGGAACGGGGCGTGGATTGATGTAGGGGCGCTGTCAGCTGATACCGCAGGTGCAACGAAACTGATTGCTGACGGCATGACACCCGCAGAGTTTGGCGGCATTACGGCGGCACAGTGGACGCAGTTGTTTTCATCCAATAACGGCGTACCGGATTCACTCGCGTTTGCGTTTGCACTTGATATCACCAA